A stretch of Caenibius tardaugens NBRC 16725 DNA encodes these proteins:
- a CDS encoding tetratricopeptide repeat protein produces the protein MRFFLIGLFILAGFLPGQAMAGNEPIFEAAPDWVEQPQTPAPASDTRQAAQPVELLLFSLQTSHSGTTSTRYVETMSKIQNTEGLTAEGTVAIPWQPERSDLIVHRLEVIRDGVTHNVLAAQKFSILRRESNLEAAQLDGMLTATIQPEDLRVGDIVHLAYSVRTDAGTVDFKPEGGVNLPPGMKASLVLVREIWPDGMPMRWAASPAMGKLKVRKMKLGNELRAEFRNLDVPLLPPAAPARFSSTMFVETSSYRDWSEVSTLLAPLYVKAATLNDSSPLKAEAQRIRAAAPTPKASALAALQLVQDKIRNFASVMGEGGHIPASAEETWKRRFGECKGKTAMLLALLSELDIEAEPVLVNTLTGDGLTDRLPSARLFDHVLVHATIDGQSYWLDGTRSGDHDLEVLASSPFGYGLPIRTAGAALIALPLTPPARPLAERKITLDATAGALAPVSAQGEMVFHGDAATALNALLVRIGEAELKKGLEQHPDLLPEAVDRTIRFTATPDTQTFIIQFSGKVRLNWDKKGDPPSPRFQFSNKGILWQPDFTGRDGANAQVPFRLDFPVHTVVREEIILPGQGEGYALQGKNFDRTVAGTRIARTLSLENGRAVATSTIVRLKPEISAAEALASAAALAEIAGEMAYITAPDDLVVDNWKGSGTPRTAADFMARGYATMEERARVLSSTDFDRTLALKKEALADYDQAVALSPDSSLALSLRALALMSLGRLDEAEASVNKAHSVALVHERAFQVRGLINTRRNRPEQAILDLSRYLAKSNPTSVISLIERGRSYEKTGQFEKARADFQHALTLSPEHDRINADLARVLVRLGNTKDAIAAIDKGMQSPDGTSQSPAYILARRRGGALQMVGLKEQARASYETGLRDTDARLKQMPALSGPQLNNDTALLLFAKIKLLNALDRVPEAIAIADQALAIQPNNVLMLASRCTSLMQTSDPGQLAKARLDCDAARANGGVPISGIWYSSGLISLKAHEWGRALAEFDMAIKLEAGSAHALFGRGIAKIHNGAKDDGSADIELARSISPDVDFNFAGLGIRPEARADEAIPLVPVTRLTTRDWSRSGAPTTSEEFISRGYDRLEKWQMKNALSDFDQAVALEPGSSLAQSLRALALVRLGRLDEAETAIDKALASNPVEPRSFQVRGLLQARRGHPEKAIPDLGRNLDPGAVSAVWLFERGLAYEQIGQLEKARADLQKVVDLAPRPQVRMALARVTARLGNVAEAIAMVDTAMTGPNANSPPWATTLARAMRRGRILGMAGRVEPARAEYEKALKDIDARLKQLPPAEDGVLRGVGLRLAMAELLIRMNQPQEAVVIADQALAIMPDNVAMLTLRCKARLHIAGQLATARQDCDAALQKQPANNQALFTSGLTSLKLYDWGRAADEFDTLAKTLTTAPGPVFGRGIARLRLDQTTDGAADIEFARNLSVEIDAEFDDVGIKP, from the coding sequence TTGCGATTCTTTCTGATTGGCCTGTTTATATTGGCCGGATTTCTGCCGGGTCAGGCAATGGCCGGCAACGAGCCGATCTTTGAAGCCGCACCTGACTGGGTTGAACAGCCGCAGACTCCGGCGCCCGCGTCCGATACCAGACAAGCCGCACAGCCGGTAGAGTTGCTGCTCTTCTCGCTGCAAACCAGCCACAGCGGTACGACAAGCACCCGTTATGTCGAGACAATGAGCAAGATCCAGAACACGGAAGGGCTGACCGCAGAAGGCACCGTCGCTATCCCCTGGCAGCCGGAGCGTAGCGATCTCATCGTTCACAGGCTCGAAGTGATCCGTGACGGTGTTACCCACAATGTTCTTGCCGCCCAGAAGTTCAGCATCCTGAGGCGGGAAAGCAATCTCGAGGCCGCGCAGCTCGACGGCATGCTCACAGCAACGATCCAGCCCGAGGATCTTCGGGTTGGGGACATCGTGCACCTCGCCTATTCGGTGCGCACCGATGCCGGGACGGTCGACTTCAAGCCCGAAGGCGGCGTAAACCTCCCCCCGGGAATGAAGGCCAGCCTTGTCCTCGTGCGAGAAATCTGGCCCGACGGCATGCCCATGCGATGGGCGGCATCGCCGGCAATGGGCAAACTCAAAGTCCGAAAAATGAAGCTTGGCAACGAACTGAGGGCCGAATTCCGCAACCTCGATGTGCCCTTGCTTCCGCCAGCTGCTCCGGCCCGCTTTTCTTCTACAATGTTTGTTGAAACAAGCTCTTACCGCGATTGGTCCGAGGTCAGCACCTTGCTCGCGCCGCTCTATGTCAAGGCGGCGACGTTGAATGACAGCTCACCGCTAAAGGCCGAGGCACAGCGCATCCGCGCCGCAGCTCCCACGCCGAAAGCAAGCGCGCTGGCCGCCCTCCAGCTTGTTCAGGACAAAATTCGAAATTTCGCGTCCGTTATGGGCGAAGGGGGCCATATTCCGGCGTCAGCCGAGGAGACCTGGAAGCGGCGCTTCGGCGAATGCAAAGGGAAGACTGCAATGCTGCTTGCGCTTCTCAGTGAACTCGACATCGAAGCCGAGCCTGTCCTTGTCAACACACTCACGGGCGACGGGCTGACAGACCGCCTGCCCAGTGCGCGATTGTTCGATCATGTTCTCGTCCACGCCACGATAGACGGACAATCCTATTGGCTCGACGGGACCCGTTCGGGCGACCACGATCTGGAGGTGCTTGCATCGTCCCCGTTTGGCTATGGACTGCCAATCCGGACCGCAGGCGCAGCGCTAATCGCACTGCCTCTGACGCCCCCCGCCAGGCCGCTCGCCGAACGGAAAATAACGCTCGACGCAACTGCCGGGGCCTTGGCTCCGGTATCCGCGCAAGGCGAAATGGTCTTTCATGGCGATGCAGCCACCGCGCTGAACGCTTTGCTGGTCCGGATCGGCGAGGCCGAGCTGAAAAAGGGATTGGAACAACACCCCGATCTGTTGCCCGAGGCCGTGGACCGCACCATACGGTTCACGGCAACGCCGGACACTCAAACGTTTATCATCCAGTTCAGCGGCAAAGTGCGATTGAACTGGGACAAGAAAGGCGATCCGCCAAGTCCCCGCTTCCAGTTCAGCAACAAAGGCATCCTGTGGCAGCCCGATTTCACGGGACGTGACGGGGCCAATGCGCAGGTCCCCTTCCGCCTCGATTTCCCCGTTCATACCGTAGTGCGGGAGGAAATCATTCTGCCGGGCCAGGGCGAAGGCTATGCGCTGCAGGGCAAAAACTTTGATCGTACGGTGGCAGGCACCCGTATCGCACGCACCCTGTCGCTGGAAAACGGCCGCGCAGTTGCGACATCGACAATCGTCAGGCTCAAGCCCGAAATCTCCGCCGCCGAAGCGCTGGCGAGCGCTGCGGCATTGGCCGAAATCGCAGGGGAAATGGCCTATATTACAGCCCCGGACGACCTTGTCGTCGATAATTGGAAGGGGTCTGGAACACCCAGAACGGCGGCCGATTTTATGGCTCGCGGTTATGCTACCATGGAGGAGCGAGCCAGAGTTCTGTCCAGTACGGATTTCGATCGGACGCTGGCGCTTAAAAAGGAAGCTCTGGCCGATTATGACCAAGCGGTTGCCTTGTCGCCCGATTCCTCCTTGGCCCTCTCGCTTCGCGCACTTGCTCTGATGAGCCTGGGACGGCTCGACGAAGCAGAAGCCTCGGTCAACAAGGCCCACAGCGTCGCTTTGGTGCACGAACGGGCGTTTCAGGTACGGGGCCTTATCAATACCCGCCGGAATCGCCCTGAGCAGGCCATTCTCGATCTAAGCCGGTATCTGGCCAAGTCTAATCCGACCAGTGTCATATCACTGATCGAGCGCGGGCGTTCTTACGAAAAGACCGGTCAGTTCGAGAAGGCCAGGGCAGATTTCCAGCATGCGCTTACGCTCTCGCCTGAACACGACAGGATCAACGCCGATCTGGCGCGTGTGCTGGTCCGGCTCGGAAACACCAAAGACGCAATCGCTGCCATCGACAAAGGCATGCAAAGCCCGGACGGCACCAGCCAGTCGCCAGCTTACATTCTGGCCAGGCGCCGAGGCGGGGCACTACAGATGGTGGGGCTCAAGGAACAGGCACGGGCCAGCTACGAAACCGGACTCCGCGACACAGACGCCCGATTGAAGCAAATGCCTGCGCTAAGCGGACCACAGTTGAACAACGATACCGCTCTGCTGCTCTTTGCGAAGATCAAATTGCTCAACGCCCTCGATCGTGTACCTGAAGCCATCGCAATTGCGGATCAGGCACTGGCCATACAGCCCAACAATGTTTTGATGCTGGCTTCGCGCTGCACTTCATTGATGCAAACGTCGGACCCGGGCCAGTTGGCGAAAGCGCGCCTGGATTGCGATGCCGCGCGGGCAAACGGGGGTGTCCCGATATCAGGCATCTGGTATTCCAGTGGCCTGATATCGCTGAAGGCGCATGAATGGGGCCGGGCACTGGCCGAGTTCGACATGGCCATCAAGTTAGAGGCGGGTTCCGCGCATGCCCTGTTTGGGCGGGGAATAGCGAAGATCCACAACGGCGCGAAAGACGATGGCTCTGCCGATATTGAGCTGGCTCGAAGCATTAGCCCGGACGTGGACTTCAATTTTGCGGGACTGGGTATCAGACCCGAGGCACGCGCGGACGAGGCCATTCCCCTCGTCCCGGTCACACGACTGACCACGCGCGACTGGAGCAGATCGGGCGCGCCCACAACATCGGAAGAGTTCATTTCGCGCGGGTATGATCGCCTGGAAAAGTGGCAGATGAAAAATGCCCTGTCAGATTTTGACCAGGCGGTGGCCCTTGAACCGGGATCGTCGCTTGCCCAGTCGCTGCGCGCGCTCGCGCTGGTCCGTTTGGGAAGGCTGGATGAGGCGGAGACCGCGATCGACAAAGCTCTCGCCAGCAATCCGGTCGAGCCACGGTCCTTCCAGGTCCGGGGCCTGCTGCAGGCACGCCGCGGTCATCCCGAGAAAGCCATCCCGGATCTGGGCCGCAATCTCGATCCCGGCGCCGTCAGCGCGGTCTGGCTGTTTGAACGCGGGCTGGCGTACGAACAGATCGGCCAGCTTGAAAAGGCGAGAGCGGATTTACAAAAGGTGGTCGACCTCGCGCCCCGTCCGCAGGTGCGCATGGCCCTTGCCCGGGTTACCGCACGCCTTGGCAATGTGGCGGAGGCTATCGCCATGGTCGACACGGCAATGACCGGACCCAACGCCAACAGCCCGCCGTGGGCGACGACTCTTGCCCGCGCGATGCGCCGCGGCAGAATATTGGGCATGGCCGGCCGCGTGGAACCTGCGCGCGCAGAATATGAAAAGGCGTTGAAGGACATCGATGCCCGTCTGAAGCAATTGCCCCCAGCGGAAGACGGCGTGCTGCGCGGCGTCGGGCTTCGCCTGGCGATGGCCGAGTTGCTGATCCGCATGAACCAACCGCAGGAAGCCGTCGTCATCGCCGATCAGGCCTTGGCCATCATGCCTGACAATGTCGCCATGCTGACCCTGCGCTGCAAGGCACGGCTGCACATTGCAGGCCAACTGGCGACCGCACGTCAGGATTGCGACGCCGCGCTACAGAAGCAACCTGCCAATAATCAAGCCTTGTTCACAAGCGGCCTGACATCGCTGAAGTTGTATGACTGGGGCCGCGCAGCCGACGAATTCGACACACTCGCCAAGACACTGACCACAGCACCCGGGCCCGTATTCGGGCGCGGTATCGCCAGGCTCCGGCTCGACCAAACAACCGATGGCGCCGCCGATATCGAATTCGCACGAAACCTGTCAGTGGAAATCGACGCCGAGTTCGACGACGTCGGGATCAAACCGTAA
- a CDS encoding DUF2141 domain-containing protein, whose translation MIPLLFFAAALQSTPDLGKAEGRCRANETGPAFLVEVGGLKDRKGQLKLEVYPANDKDFLQDDNILIMEHKVFRRVEVPVPARGPVQLCIRIPGPGTYAVSLLHDRDSNRKFGLSVDGIGFSNNPRLGMSKPKAAAVAISAGSTLTHVRIVMNYRSGLVSFSPLRK comes from the coding sequence ATGATTCCGTTGCTGTTCTTCGCCGCTGCATTGCAGTCCACTCCCGATCTCGGCAAGGCCGAAGGGCGGTGCCGGGCCAACGAAACGGGGCCTGCCTTTCTCGTCGAAGTTGGGGGATTGAAGGATCGCAAAGGACAGTTGAAACTGGAAGTCTATCCGGCGAACGACAAGGACTTCCTTCAGGACGATAACATCCTGATCATGGAGCATAAGGTATTCCGCCGGGTCGAGGTTCCGGTCCCTGCCCGCGGCCCTGTGCAACTCTGCATCCGGATTCCGGGGCCGGGCACTTACGCGGTCAGTTTGCTGCATGACCGCGATTCCAACCGCAAATTCGGCCTGTCTGTCGACGGGATCGGTTTTTCCAACAACCCACGCCTCGGGATGTCCAAGCCGAAAGCCGCTGCGGTGGCGATCAGCGCCGGATCCACCCTCACGCATGTTCGCATCGTGATGAATTATCGAAGCGGCCTCGTGTCTTTCTCACCTTTGAGGAAATAA
- a CDS encoding TonB-dependent receptor, with amino-acid sequence MRISKSISLLGTSLAIVAGPSAVWAQDAGNAPAGGIAEIVVTAQRRSESLQDVPIAISALDSKRIEEAGFKDVVDLTSTVPNLNISALWGTSNPKIFMRGIGNNNFNQTAESKVAVYLDQVYLSAPSGQLFQMFDLDRIEVLRGPQGTLYGKNATGGAISVYSKLPGDTFEGYARAGYGNYDAYELEGAVTVPLGGNLSARVAGTWNKRDGYVTDTGTGAKVNDADQWAGRAVLRWQPAGADIRLNIHGGGSNSTHNNSVHRGIFDPDALALGNVVKLPASRIIAGQGIDILGYRDPNPDPYVNTYERDTFAKIDLFGVSLVADFDLGNDYTLTSVSGYEKSKRHVLQEGNGAPSTIFTIDWGPSKFESWSQELRLASPGDSGFSWILGAFAFHEKGTVHNFYNMSSVAFALGFDAFDQYYTQKTDTFAGFAQAQVKLTDKLNLTLGGRINHEKRKLDHRTFATTAAGASVFPGPLFDLNLENSWTEWSGRAALDFAVSDDIMLFASVNRGFTSGGFNTGAFNDPVGAARTFNPEHVLSYEAGIKTTLFDRRLLFNATAFMYDYKDLQVFTFTAGGLQFIENASNARIQGIEFELQAKPVDNLELGASLGLLSSKYRNFRRDAGGVVEDLSGNRLIGAPNTQFNIVGKYTFPTSIGAFWVRADYTYTGNRFYDERQLTELSSEGATTNLNASLGFTSADERFEASLWAKNLTDEVSIIDVVEVGLFGYQNVWYNMPRTYGLMLGYKF; translated from the coding sequence ATGCGAATCTCGAAATCCATTTCGCTGCTCGGAACGTCGCTCGCAATCGTCGCCGGACCTTCGGCGGTATGGGCTCAGGACGCTGGAAACGCGCCTGCGGGCGGCATCGCCGAAATCGTCGTTACGGCACAGAGGCGATCAGAATCGTTGCAGGATGTGCCGATTGCCATTTCGGCGCTTGACTCGAAACGGATCGAGGAGGCGGGTTTCAAGGATGTTGTCGACCTTACGTCGACGGTGCCCAATCTCAACATTTCCGCGCTCTGGGGCACGTCCAATCCCAAGATATTCATGCGCGGCATCGGCAATAACAATTTCAACCAGACCGCCGAGAGCAAGGTCGCCGTTTACCTGGATCAGGTCTATCTGTCCGCACCTTCGGGGCAACTGTTCCAGATGTTTGACCTCGACCGGATCGAGGTTCTGCGCGGACCGCAGGGAACGCTATACGGCAAGAATGCGACCGGTGGGGCGATCTCGGTCTATTCCAAGCTGCCCGGCGATACGTTCGAGGGTTATGCCCGCGCGGGATATGGGAATTACGATGCCTATGAGCTTGAAGGCGCCGTCACCGTTCCACTCGGCGGCAATCTGTCGGCCCGTGTCGCGGGAACATGGAACAAGCGCGACGGCTATGTCACCGACACGGGGACCGGTGCAAAGGTCAACGACGCCGATCAGTGGGCGGGACGCGCCGTGCTGCGCTGGCAACCGGCGGGCGCAGATATCCGGCTCAATATTCATGGAGGTGGTTCGAACTCCACGCACAACAACAGCGTCCATCGCGGCATTTTCGATCCTGACGCGCTCGCGCTCGGTAATGTCGTCAAATTGCCCGCGTCGCGCATCATCGCTGGTCAAGGGATCGATATATTGGGCTACCGCGACCCCAATCCAGATCCTTACGTGAATACGTATGAGCGCGACACCTTCGCCAAAATTGATCTTTTCGGCGTATCGCTCGTTGCCGATTTCGATCTCGGCAACGATTACACGCTGACGTCGGTATCTGGCTATGAGAAGTCGAAGCGGCATGTGCTGCAGGAAGGGAACGGCGCGCCGAGTACGATCTTCACGATCGACTGGGGGCCGTCCAAATTTGAATCCTGGTCGCAGGAATTGCGCCTCGCATCGCCTGGTGACAGCGGATTCAGCTGGATTCTCGGCGCCTTCGCCTTTCATGAGAAGGGCACCGTCCACAATTTCTATAATATGTCGTCGGTTGCCTTCGCGCTCGGGTTTGATGCTTTCGACCAATATTACACGCAGAAGACCGATACGTTCGCCGGGTTCGCCCAGGCTCAGGTCAAACTCACTGACAAGCTCAACCTGACTCTCGGTGGGCGGATCAATCATGAAAAGCGAAAGCTCGATCATCGCACTTTCGCAACGACTGCAGCCGGAGCTTCGGTATTTCCGGGGCCCCTGTTCGATCTCAATCTCGAGAACAGCTGGACAGAATGGTCTGGCCGCGCCGCGCTCGACTTCGCAGTCTCTGACGACATCATGCTTTTCGCGAGCGTCAATCGAGGTTTTACCAGCGGTGGCTTCAATACCGGGGCGTTCAACGATCCAGTGGGTGCCGCGCGAACCTTCAACCCCGAACATGTCCTGAGCTATGAAGCGGGAATAAAAACGACGCTGTTCGATCGTCGGCTGCTCTTCAATGCGACCGCCTTCATGTATGATTACAAGGACCTGCAGGTTTTCACATTCACTGCTGGCGGCCTTCAGTTCATTGAAAATGCGTCGAATGCCCGAATCCAGGGCATCGAGTTTGAGCTGCAGGCAAAACCCGTGGACAATCTGGAACTGGGCGCGAGCCTTGGGTTGCTAAGCAGCAAATATCGGAATTTTCGGCGCGATGCCGGCGGAGTTGTTGAGGATTTGAGCGGTAACCGGTTGATCGGCGCGCCGAACACGCAGTTTAACATTGTCGGAAAATATACCTTCCCGACGTCGATCGGCGCCTTCTGGGTCCGTGCCGACTATACCTACACAGGCAATCGCTTTTATGACGAGCGACAACTCACCGAACTCAGCAGCGAGGGGGCAACGACAAATCTCAACGCGTCACTGGGCTTTACCAGCGCGGATGAACGTTTTGAGGCGTCCCTCTGGGCGAAGAATTTGACCGACGAGGTCAGCATCATCGATGTCGTCGAGGTGGGTTTGTTCGGCTATCAGAATGTCTGGTATAACATGCCGCGGACCTATGGTCTGATGCTGGGGTACAAGTTCTGA
- a CDS encoding glycosyltransferase has translation MRVLTFLHSFEHGGVERIALRLVRQWRASGVDAPLFLGRTDGAMRHDAGEGLAFETPPRVPASVAFWETLWMIWQLPRVVRQLRPDVLFCAGNTYVVVAVALKIILGRQCPAILAKMSNDLERRDAPWWIRKPYHLWLRIQARFLDHVVGMAAPMADDIRSLLAIPDTMISVIPNPALTDDLILRLRSLSRTPMEAPFTGRRFVFVGRLTRQKNLGLMLRAFASAGRWGDTLTLFGDGPDRAKLQKLAVDLGIDDAVDFRGYVSEPAVLLPQFDIFLLSSDYEGVPGVVLEALAAGLPIIATDCSSSMAPLLQHGALGTLIRTGDGAAFARAIAAARPGMQSRALSLAQARRFTLEQAARSYLDAMSKLQPVHLA, from the coding sequence ATGCGCGTCCTGACATTTCTGCACAGTTTTGAACATGGCGGTGTGGAGCGCATCGCTCTGCGCCTGGTGCGGCAATGGCGTGCGTCAGGCGTCGATGCGCCTTTGTTCCTTGGCCGAACCGATGGCGCCATGCGCCACGACGCTGGCGAAGGTCTGGCCTTTGAAACACCGCCCCGCGTGCCTGCCTCTGTCGCGTTCTGGGAAACACTGTGGATGATCTGGCAACTGCCGCGTGTGGTACGCCAGCTTCGACCCGATGTGCTGTTTTGTGCAGGCAATACCTATGTGGTGGTGGCCGTGGCGCTGAAGATCATCCTGGGGCGCCAATGCCCCGCGATTCTCGCCAAGATGAGCAACGATCTCGAGCGCCGTGATGCACCGTGGTGGATCCGCAAGCCCTATCATCTGTGGCTGCGGATACAGGCGCGTTTTCTCGATCATGTCGTGGGGATGGCCGCGCCAATGGCCGATGATATCCGAAGCCTGCTCGCGATCCCTGACACCATGATCAGCGTGATTCCCAACCCCGCGCTTACGGACGATTTGATTCTCAGGCTCAGAAGCCTTTCCAGAACCCCAATGGAGGCGCCGTTCACCGGCCGGCGGTTCGTATTTGTCGGGCGGCTGACCCGGCAGAAAAACCTGGGACTGATGCTACGCGCTTTTGCCAGCGCCGGACGCTGGGGAGACACACTGACCCTATTCGGCGACGGCCCGGACCGGGCGAAGCTGCAAAAACTTGCCGTGGACCTCGGTATCGACGACGCCGTCGATTTCCGCGGTTATGTCTCGGAACCGGCGGTCCTGCTCCCCCAATTCGACATTTTTCTGCTTTCCTCGGACTACGAAGGGGTACCCGGGGTCGTTCTGGAAGCGCTGGCTGCGGGCCTGCCGATCATCGCCACCGACTGCAGCAGCAGTATGGCGCCTTTGCTCCAGCATGGCGCGCTGGGCACCCTGATCAGGACGGGAGACGGAGCCGCCTTTGCGCGCGCCATCGCCGCCGCACGACCTGGCATGCAAAGCCGTGCGCTGAGCCTTGCCCAGGCCAGAAGGTTCACGCTGGAACAGGCGGCCCGATCCTACCTCGACGCCATGTCGAAATTACAGCCGGTCCATCTCGCCTGA
- a CDS encoding glycosyltransferase, which yields MRIVDVCAFYTPAGGGVKTYVERKLAAARPGVEEVIIVAPGRDNAVIQRANGGQIETIAAPHFPLDRRYHYFSDACALHALLDRLEPDVIEVSSPWASPVMVARWPGKAVRSLIMHADPLSAYAYRWFGNFLSHDTIDRRFDRFWRHLRRLDDQFDQVVCASQKLANRLEAGGLRKIITNPMGVEPGIFSPDLRDPILRARLLERCGLGESATLLIALGRHASEKRWPMVIEAVKAAGYDHPVGLVLFGDGRDKKRVLRAAGNNPHIHLAAPISDRRTLATIMASADALIHGCEAETFCMVAAEARASGLPLIIPDDGGAGDQYVPGQGAIYDAGNAAALVEALKQFLQSDPPAQRARASLAAGFTRTMDAHFTELFDRYRTISEKWADAA from the coding sequence ATGCGGATTGTCGATGTCTGCGCGTTTTACACCCCTGCAGGCGGGGGCGTTAAAACATATGTGGAGCGTAAACTGGCCGCCGCCCGGCCGGGGGTCGAGGAAGTCATCATCGTCGCTCCGGGCCGTGATAACGCAGTCATACAGCGCGCAAATGGCGGCCAGATCGAAACGATTGCCGCGCCGCATTTCCCCCTCGATCGCCGTTACCATTATTTCAGCGATGCGTGTGCGCTGCATGCCCTGCTCGATCGGCTCGAACCGGATGTCATCGAAGTATCCTCGCCATGGGCCAGCCCGGTGATGGTCGCGCGCTGGCCCGGAAAGGCCGTCCGTTCTCTCATCATGCATGCAGACCCGCTGTCCGCCTACGCCTATCGCTGGTTTGGCAATTTCCTGTCGCATGACACCATCGACCGCCGGTTCGATCGGTTCTGGCGCCATTTACGCCGTCTTGATGATCAGTTCGATCAGGTGGTTTGTGCCAGCCAAAAACTGGCGAACAGGCTGGAAGCGGGCGGATTACGCAAGATCATCACCAATCCGATGGGGGTGGAACCGGGCATATTCTCCCCGGACCTGCGTGACCCGATACTCAGAGCACGGCTGCTTGAACGTTGCGGGCTCGGTGAAAGCGCCACCCTTCTCATCGCCCTTGGGCGACATGCCTCGGAAAAGCGGTGGCCGATGGTCATCGAAGCGGTGAAGGCCGCTGGTTACGACCATCCTGTCGGGCTGGTCCTGTTCGGCGATGGCCGCGACAAAAAACGCGTTTTGCGGGCCGCCGGCAACAATCCCCACATCCATCTTGCAGCACCAATCAGTGATCGCCGCACACTGGCGACGATCATGGCGAGCGCCGATGCCCTGATCCATGGCTGCGAAGCAGAAACCTTCTGCATGGTTGCCGCAGAGGCACGCGCCAGCGGTTTGCCACTGATCATCCCCGACGACGGCGGGGCAGGAGACCAATACGTTCCGGGTCAGGGCGCGATATACGACGCGGGCAATGCGGCGGCGCTCGTCGAAGCGCTGAAGCAGTTCCTGCAATCCGATCCCCCCGCCCAGCGCGCACGCGCCAGCCTTGCAGCGGGGTTCACCCGGACAATGGACGCGCACTTCACCGAACTGTTCGACAGGTACAGGACCATCTCTGAAAAATGGGCTGACGCGGCCTGA
- a CDS encoding DUF2334 domain-containing protein encodes MVELNQDTRHGTLLLSIHDVGPRFANEVDRLRDLLGQVAPADKIALLVVPNHWGEAPITAKTPFASRLREWADAGAEIFVHGWFHKDDTQHTNPYTRLKAQHLTAREGEFVGLTIAEASARMAAGKALLEDICGRSVAGFVAPAWLYSIDTNNALAENGFSLAEDHWRIWHPPSGKVIGRGPVLTWASRSRARIMSSLFVARVMPPMLREARLARLAVHPGDTTIPAIMQSIQRALAALAFDHNIGRYDSLLPADLHPCAS; translated from the coding sequence ATGGTCGAGCTCAATCAGGATACCCGTCATGGCACCTTGCTTCTGTCCATTCACGACGTCGGCCCACGCTTTGCCAACGAGGTCGACCGGCTGCGCGACCTTCTGGGGCAGGTCGCCCCGGCGGACAAAATTGCGCTGCTTGTCGTCCCCAATCATTGGGGGGAAGCCCCGATAACGGCGAAAACCCCCTTTGCCTCGCGCTTGCGGGAATGGGCGGACGCTGGCGCAGAAATCTTTGTCCATGGCTGGTTTCACAAAGATGATACCCAGCACACCAACCCCTATACGCGCCTGAAGGCGCAGCACCTGACCGCACGCGAAGGGGAATTCGTCGGTCTCACGATAGCAGAAGCCAGTGCCCGAATGGCGGCAGGCAAGGCATTGCTGGAAGACATTTGTGGCCGCAGCGTTGCCGGATTTGTCGCACCGGCATGGCTTTACAGCATAGATACCAACAATGCCTTGGCGGAAAACGGCTTTTCCCTTGCAGAGGACCATTGGCGCATATGGCATCCCCCAAGCGGGAAAGTCATCGGACGCGGCCCTGTGCTGACCTGGGCCAGCCGTAGCCGCGCACGCATCATGTCCTCGCTGTTCGTCGCCCGTGTCATGCCCCCGATGTTGCGCGAGGCGAGACTGGCCCGGCTAGCCGTTCACCCCGGCGACACGACCATTCCGGCAATCATGCAAAGTATCCAGCGTGCGCTTGCCGCACTGGCCTTCGATCACAATATCGGGCGCTACGACAGCCTCCTTCCCGCCGATCTGCATCCATGCGCGTCCTGA